A single window of Camarhynchus parvulus chromosome 9, STF_HiC, whole genome shotgun sequence DNA harbors:
- the P2RY13 gene encoding P2Y purinoceptor 13 codes for MGTATEGSVTAAAGVPSLFPTMGGSANTSSVGNTSAPSSAQCQRDTTITHLLFPVLYTLIFFLGLLLNSLACWAFFHIPSTSTFIIYLKNILVSDFIMTLMLPLKILTDSGLAPWQLKAFVCRFSAVIFYDTMYISIVLLGLIAFDRFLKIVRPFGKFWVQNLTSAKILASLVWLFFLVLSLPNMVLSNKAATPQSVRKCASLKSYLGLKWHEAVNYVCQFIFWTVLILMLLFYIVIAKKVYESYVKTQKKGNRSEKRIKGKVFIIFTVFFLCFAPFHFSRVPYTVSQTSAHMDCRLQNQLFVAKESTLWLAATNVCMDPLIYLLLCKPFLEKVFYRRVKALQRTAQANPKTELDTRVSPTES; via the exons ATGGGGACAGCCACAGAGGGCTCtgtgacagctgctgcaggcgTGCCCAG TCTGTTCCCAACGATGGGAGGCTCTGCAAACACGAGCTCTGTGGGTAACACCAGTGCACCCTCCTCTGCACAGTGCCAGCGTGACACCACCATCACCCACCTGCTCTTCCCAGTGCTCTACACCCTCATCTTCTTCCTGGGACTTCTGCTGAACAGCCTGGCCTGCTGGGCCTTCTTCCACATTCCAAGCACATCAACCTTCATCATCTACTTGAAAAATATCTTGGTTTCTGATTTCATCATGACGCTGAtgcttcctctgaagatccTGACAGACTCTGGCCTGGCGCCGTGGCAGCTCAAGGCCTTTGTCTGTCGTTTCTCAGCTGTGATATTCTATGACACCATGTACATCAGCATCgtgctgctggggctcattGCTTTCGACAGATTTCTAAAGATTGTGAGACCTTTTGGGAAGTTCTGGGTGCAAAATCTGACCTCAGCAAAGATCCTGGCGTCTCTGGTCTGGCTCTTCTTCCTCGTTCTATCCCTGCCCAACATGGTCCTGTCCAACAAGGCAGCGACGCCCCAGTCCGTGAGGAAGTGTGCCTCCTTGAAGAGCTACCTCGGACTCAAATGGCACGAGGCTGTCAACTACGTCTGTCAGTTCATCTTCTGGACTGTCCTCATCCTCATGCTGCTATTTTATATAGTCATTGCCAAAAAGGTATATGAGTCCTATgtaaaaacacagaagaaaggCAACAGAAGCGAAAAACGGATCAAGGGGAAAGTATTCATCATTTTTACTGTGTTCTTCCTGTGCTTTGCCCCCTTCCACTTCAGCAGGGTGCCCTACACCGTGAGCCAAACGAGTGCCCACATGGACTGCCGGCTGCAGAACCAGCTCTTCGTGGCCAAGGAGAGCACCCTGTGGCTGGCAGCCACCAACGTCTGCATGGACCCCCTCATCTACCTGCTCCTGTGCAAGCCCTTCCTGGAGAAGGTCTTCTACAGGAGGGtaaaggctctgcagagaacAGCCCAGGCAAACCCAAAAACAGAGCTGGACACACGAGTATCTCCCACTGAGTCTTga
- the P2RY12 gene encoding P2Y purinoceptor 12 — MQMKATTQFSSSRNDSNCTSDSRISQVIFPLLYTFLFLVGITMNGLAMWVFFKISSKSNFIIFLKNTVISDFLMILTFPFKILSDAKLVSWVLRGFVCQVTQVVFYFTMYISILFLGLITIDRYQKATSPFRTSTPRSLLAAKVLSTAIWLSMFALSLPNMILNNKKKTPKNVRKCALLKSEFGLVWHEIVNYICQLIFWVSLAVIVVCYILISKELYKSYKRTRCTGKGSKKTVNLKVFIIIAVFFICFVPFHFTRIPYTLSQTRDVFDCSARNALFYLKETTLWLTSLNACLDPFIYFFLCKSFRKSLLGMLCKHRAVSGAQAKGDDSDETPL, encoded by the coding sequence ATGCAAATGAAAGCCACAACCCAGTTCAGCTCCTCCAGGAATGACAGCAACTGCACCAGCGACAGCAGGATCAGCCAAGTCATCTTCCCTTTACTCTACACCTTTCTGTTCCTGGTGGGGATCACCATGAACGGCCTGGCAATGtgggttttctttaaaatatccagTAAATCCAATTTCATTATCTTCCTCAAGAACACTGTGATTTCTGACTTCCTCATGATCCTgacttttccatttaaaatcctCAGTGATGCCAAGCTGGTGTCCTGGGTCCTGCGAGGGTTTGTGTGCCAGGTCACCCAGGTGGTGTTTTACTTCACCATGTACATCAGCATCCTGTTCCTGGGTCTGATAACGATTGATCGCTACCAGAAAGCCACCTCACCTTTCAGAACCTCCACCCCACGGAGCCTCCTAGCTGCCAAGGTCCTGTCCACAGCAATCTGGCTGTCCATGTTTGCTCTCTCGCTACCCAACatgattttaaataataagaagaaaacaCCCAAGAACGTAAGGAAGTGTGCTCTCCTGAAATCGGAGTTTGGCTTAGTCTGGCATGAAATTGTAAACTACATTTGTCAGCTCATCTTCTGGGTTAGCTTAGCAGTCATAGTGGTATGTTACATCCTCATCAGCAAGGAACTGTACAAATCCTACAAAAGGACTCGATGCACAGGGAAGGGATCTAAAAAGACTGTCAATCTCAAGGTTTTCATAATAATTGCTGTgttctttatttgctttgtgCCATTCCACTTCACCAGAATCCCCTACACCCTGAGCCAAACGAGAGATGTGTTTGACTGCTCTGCTCGGAACGCTCTGTTCTACCTGAAGGAGACCACGCTGTGGCTGACGTCCCTCAATGCCTGCCTGGATCCCTTCATTTACTTTTTCCTGTGCAAATCCTTTAGGAAATCCCTGCTGGGCATGCTGTGCAAGCACAGGGCAGTGTCAGGGGCACAGGCAAAGGGGGATGACTCTGACGAGACCCCGCTCTAG